The following proteins are encoded in a genomic region of Haloarcula marina:
- a CDS encoding amino acid ABC transporter ATP-binding protein → MTLLRVEDVHKSYDAEEVLKGVSFEMGKGDVDVLMGPSGSGKSTMLRCINRLTEIDSGEIWLDDTSVYAPETDVNKLRQDIGMVFQGFNLFAHLTALENITLGLKRVRGMSGAEAEERAAEHLSRVGLAAQADSYPAELSGGQQQRVGIARALAMEPKLMLFDEPTSALDPELVGEVVDVMRDLAEGGMTMLVVTHEMGFAQSAAETIHFLDDGRVVESGSPEKLFENPEHDRTTEFLTGLQTNHQ, encoded by the coding sequence ATGACACTGCTACGAGTGGAGGACGTACACAAGTCCTACGACGCGGAGGAGGTACTGAAAGGCGTCAGTTTCGAGATGGGCAAGGGGGACGTAGACGTGCTGATGGGTCCCAGCGGCAGCGGGAAGTCCACGATGTTACGCTGTATCAACCGTCTGACCGAGATAGACAGCGGCGAAATCTGGTTGGACGACACCTCGGTCTACGCCCCCGAGACGGACGTGAACAAACTCCGGCAGGATATCGGAATGGTGTTTCAGGGATTCAACCTCTTCGCCCATCTCACGGCGTTGGAGAACATCACGCTGGGGCTGAAGCGCGTCCGCGGAATGAGCGGGGCCGAAGCCGAAGAGCGCGCGGCGGAGCACCTCTCGCGAGTGGGACTGGCCGCGCAAGCCGATTCCTACCCCGCGGAACTCTCGGGCGGCCAGCAACAGCGCGTCGGCATCGCCCGCGCGCTGGCGATGGAGCCGAAACTGATGCTGTTCGACGAACCGACAAGCGCCCTCGACCCGGAACTCGTCGGCGAAGTCGTCGACGTGATGCGTGACCTCGCCGAAGGCGGGATGACGATGCTCGTCGTCACCCACGAGATGGGCTTCGCCCAGTCGGCCGCCGAGACGATTCACTTCCTCGACGACGGCCGCGTCGTCGAGTCCGGGTCGCCCGAGAAACTGTTCGAGAACCCCGAGCACGACCGGACGACCGAGTTCCTCACCGGCCTCCAGACGAACCACCAATGA
- a CDS encoding replication factor C large subunit produces MDWTEKYRPSTLSEVRGNNKARDALKEWADTWESHREAVVLHGTPGVGKTSAAHALANDMGWPTIELNASDSRTKDVIERVAGEAAKSGTLTAGGSGRRLVVMDEADNIHGNADRGGARAVTSLVKEASQPMILIANEYYEMSNGLRNNCQDIEFSGVQKRSIVPVLRDICRKEGIEYTDAVIEDIAEQNTGDLRGAIKDLQATAEGRDRIEADDYVSGERDTSEGIFEYLDIVLKEGSAEESLKASYDVDETPDDLINWIEDNMPKDYEGAELVRAYEFLSNADKWLGRVRATQNYSFWRYAGDNMTAGVAAARDGKKGGWTRYGPPSYWSKLGRSKGARNTRDYIAQQIAAVDGVSMRTARREIMPFLATMTHHCTNRELTVAMAATYELDAGHLSFITGSGENTNKVQSIVEDAERLQEEAAVEHSGGAFEGASAGGAEASESDTGDGSEDGDDSQATLGGTSDDDADDEGEDEDEVPDSDAAEEDDQQSGLSDFM; encoded by the coding sequence ATGGACTGGACGGAGAAGTACCGCCCGAGCACGCTCTCGGAGGTGCGGGGCAACAACAAGGCCCGCGACGCCCTCAAGGAGTGGGCCGACACGTGGGAGAGTCACCGCGAGGCGGTCGTCCTCCACGGCACGCCGGGCGTCGGGAAAACGTCGGCGGCGCACGCGCTGGCGAACGACATGGGCTGGCCGACCATCGAACTCAACGCCAGCGACTCCCGAACGAAGGACGTCATCGAACGGGTCGCTGGCGAAGCGGCCAAGTCGGGAACGCTCACCGCTGGCGGGTCGGGCCGCCGTCTCGTCGTCATGGACGAGGCCGACAACATCCACGGCAACGCTGACCGCGGCGGTGCGCGGGCCGTCACCTCGCTCGTCAAAGAGGCCAGCCAGCCGATGATACTCATCGCCAACGAGTACTACGAGATGTCCAACGGCCTCCGCAACAACTGTCAGGATATCGAGTTCTCTGGCGTCCAGAAGCGCTCTATCGTCCCGGTCTTACGGGACATCTGCCGCAAGGAGGGTATCGAGTACACCGACGCGGTCATCGAGGACATCGCCGAGCAGAACACCGGCGACCTGCGCGGGGCCATCAAGGACCTGCAAGCGACCGCCGAGGGCCGCGACCGAATCGAGGCCGACGACTACGTCTCGGGCGAACGCGACACCTCAGAAGGCATCTTCGAGTACCTCGACATCGTCCTGAAGGAAGGGTCGGCCGAGGAGTCACTGAAGGCCAGTTACGACGTGGACGAGACGCCGGACGACCTGATCAACTGGATAGAGGACAACATGCCCAAAGACTACGAGGGCGCGGAACTCGTGCGGGCCTACGAGTTCCTCTCGAACGCCGATAAGTGGCTCGGCCGGGTCCGAGCCACGCAGAACTACTCCTTTTGGCGGTACGCGGGCGACAACATGACTGCCGGGGTCGCCGCGGCCCGCGACGGAAAGAAGGGCGGGTGGACCCGCTACGGCCCGCCCAGTTACTGGTCGAAACTCGGTCGCTCGAAGGGCGCGCGCAACACCCGCGACTACATCGCCCAGCAGATTGCGGCCGTCGACGGCGTCTCGATGCGAACGGCGCGGCGCGAAATCATGCCGTTCCTCGCGACGATGACTCACCACTGTACGAACCGCGAGTTGACCGTGGCGATGGCGGCCACCTACGAACTCGACGCGGGCCACCTCTCTTTCATCACCGGGTCCGGCGAGAACACGAACAAGGTCCAGTCAATCGTCGAGGACGCCGAACGACTCCAGGAGGAGGCCGCCGTGGAACACTCGGGCGGCGCGTTCGAAGGAGCGTCCGCTGGCGGTGCCGAAGCGAGTGAGAGCGATACGGGGGACGGCTCTGAGGACGGCGACGATTCACAGGCCACGCTCGGCGGTACGTCGGACGACGACGCGGACGACGAAGGCGAAGACGAAGACGAGGTGCCCGACAGCGACGCCGCCGAGGAGGACGACCAGCAGTCTGGCCTGTCGGACTTCATGTAG
- a CDS encoding helix-turn-helix domain-containing protein, protein MTGGARGELAEKIAGEVALSDAPGATLRKWRTDFGVAQTELAERLDVSPSVVSDYESGRRDNPGIGVVRRLVVALLDIDEERGGDHIRQHARVLSSGFDSDVVHDLREYSANVPVDRVYDAIDAEELHRGGTDTVAGHTVINSIAAITRLSSDEFYQLYGQSTNRALVFTNVTRGESPLVALRVVSPTPNAVILHGLDGDAVWDRAADLARIDDFSLAVTNADLADVLDGLRGLP, encoded by the coding sequence ATGACAGGCGGCGCGCGCGGAGAACTCGCCGAGAAGATAGCAGGCGAAGTCGCGCTGAGCGACGCCCCAGGTGCGACCCTGCGGAAGTGGCGCACCGACTTCGGCGTCGCCCAGACGGAACTGGCCGAGCGACTCGACGTGTCCCCCTCGGTGGTCTCGGACTACGAGAGCGGCCGCCGAGACAATCCGGGTATCGGCGTCGTCCGTCGACTCGTCGTGGCCCTCCTGGACATCGACGAGGAGCGCGGCGGCGACCACATCCGCCAACACGCCCGCGTCCTCTCCTCCGGGTTCGACAGCGACGTGGTCCACGACCTGCGCGAGTACAGCGCCAACGTCCCCGTCGACCGGGTGTACGACGCCATCGACGCCGAGGAACTCCACCGGGGCGGCACCGACACCGTCGCGGGTCACACCGTCATCAACTCCATCGCCGCCATCACCCGCCTCTCCTCCGACGAGTTCTACCAACTGTACGGCCAGTCGACCAACCGCGCGTTGGTGTTCACGAACGTCACCCGCGGCGAGTCGCCGCTGGTCGCTCTCCGAGTCGTCTCGCCGACTCCGAACGCCGTCATCCTCCACGGCCTCGACGGGGACGCCGTGTGGGACCGCGCCGCGGACCTCGCCCGAATCGACGACTTCTCGCTCGCGGTGACGAACGCCGATTTAGCGGACGTGCTCGACGGATTGCGCGGCCTGCCGTAA
- a CDS encoding pyridoxamine 5'-phosphate oxidase family protein, with translation MVNVTGAWSEDDVARFFETTAVPLRLGCRRPGGDPWMLSLWYRYVDGTLQCATAADADVVSYLDHDDAVSFEVSTNEPPYRGVRGNGRATVVPDEEKTVLRALVERYLDGVDTPLAKRLLAPDRREVQITITPDRLHSWDYSDRM, from the coding sequence ATGGTGAACGTCACGGGCGCATGGTCCGAAGACGACGTTGCCCGCTTCTTCGAGACGACGGCCGTCCCGCTTCGCCTGGGCTGTCGCCGACCGGGCGGGGACCCGTGGATGCTGTCGCTGTGGTACCGCTACGTCGACGGCACGCTCCAGTGTGCGACGGCCGCCGACGCCGACGTGGTCAGCTATCTGGACCACGACGACGCCGTCAGTTTCGAAGTGTCCACGAACGAACCGCCGTACCGAGGCGTCAGGGGGAACGGCAGGGCAACCGTCGTACCCGACGAGGAGAAGACTGTCCTCCGCGCCCTCGTCGAGCGCTATCTCGACGGGGTCGACACGCCGCTGGCGAAGCGACTGCTTGCACCGGACCGCCGAGAAGTACAGATAACGATAACTCCAGACCGACTACACTCGTGGGACTACAGCGACCGGATGTAG
- a CDS encoding ribonuclease H produces MAAYGRPTLRDLFDESPTPHIAHPPRSHHRDFYIATDGSFRPHSGGPVGDEGPPERGGLGVVVETFDGERVVRLSVPDTAPDNNVAEYRALHLGLDVLASRAPADARVGLLIDHDQLAENVNAEVLATHGSAYDPPHGVSVPRGTGLHWRGIQARVNGFGEVRAARISSDRNPAHSLANAPHQYAHVNGEPDRCVLPKTTTTEERVPPPSRAERGGASD; encoded by the coding sequence ATGGCCGCTTACGGTCGGCCGACCCTACGAGATTTGTTCGACGAATCACCGACCCCGCACATCGCGCATCCGCCGCGGAGTCACCATCGAGACTTCTACATCGCTACAGACGGTTCTTTCAGACCCCACAGCGGCGGTCCCGTCGGCGATGAGGGTCCGCCGGAGCGGGGCGGGTTGGGCGTCGTCGTCGAGACGTTCGACGGTGAGCGCGTCGTCAGGCTTTCCGTACCCGACACCGCGCCTGACAACAACGTCGCGGAGTATCGCGCGCTCCACCTCGGACTGGACGTACTCGCCAGTCGCGCGCCAGCGGACGCCCGCGTCGGACTCCTCATCGACCACGACCAACTCGCCGAGAACGTCAACGCCGAAGTGCTGGCGACACACGGGTCGGCCTACGACCCCCCGCACGGCGTCTCCGTCCCACGCGGGACGGGCCTCCACTGGCGGGGCATCCAAGCCCGCGTCAACGGCTTCGGCGAGGTCCGGGCCGCCCGCATCTCCAGCGACCGGAACCCGGCCCACTCCCTCGCCAACGCGCCCCACCAGTACGCCCACGTCAACGGCGAACCCGACCGCTGCGTGCTCCCGAAGACGACGACCACCGAGGAGCGCGTCCCGCCGCCGTCGCGGGCCGAACGCGGCGGCGCGTCGGACTGA
- a CDS encoding amino acid ABC transporter permease — MLQATDWAFVLDNLDYLLTGAAVTVGLTVASLLLGFLVGFPAGAIEVYGDGLLRRVVSTAGVILRGTPIVVIMLVLFFVVSISKSAFVTATVGLGLRSAAYQSQIFRGALQSVDDGQMEAARAVGMSRLEGIRYVVVPQALRRSMPGFQNEFTIVLKDTSIAFAIGLAELLTRGYDLFTQSGRSTAVLEVFLAISAIYFVLTFATNRGLDRLAEYYAIPSGENS, encoded by the coding sequence ATGCTGCAGGCGACCGACTGGGCGTTCGTCCTCGACAACCTCGATTACCTGCTGACCGGCGCGGCCGTCACGGTCGGCCTCACGGTCGCCAGCCTCCTGCTGGGCTTTCTCGTCGGCTTCCCGGCGGGCGCTATCGAGGTGTACGGCGACGGCCTCCTGCGACGAGTGGTGAGTACCGCCGGGGTGATTCTCCGCGGGACGCCCATCGTCGTCATCATGCTCGTGCTCTTTTTCGTGGTCTCCATCTCGAAGTCGGCGTTCGTGACGGCGACGGTGGGACTCGGCCTGCGGAGTGCCGCCTACCAGTCACAGATTTTCCGCGGCGCGCTCCAGAGCGTCGACGACGGGCAGATGGAGGCCGCCCGCGCCGTCGGGATGAGTCGGCTCGAAGGCATCCGCTACGTCGTCGTCCCGCAGGCGCTCCGCCGGTCGATGCCGGGCTTTCAGAACGAGTTCACCATCGTCCTGAAAGACACGAGCATCGCCTTCGCTATCGGTCTCGCGGAATTACTGACCCGGGGTTACGACCTGTTCACCCAGAGCGGCCGGTCGACGGCCGTCTTGGAGGTGTTCCTCGCCATCAGCGCCATCTACTTCGTGCTGACCTTCGCGACGAACCGCGGGTTGGACCGACTCGCCGAGTACTACGCGATTCCGTCGGGTGAGAATTCATGA
- a CDS encoding NADP-dependent malic enzyme, which produces MGLDEDALDYHSRDPPGKIEIATTKPTNTQRDLSLAYSPGVAAPCEAIAENPEDVFTYTAKGNLVGVVSDGSAVLGLGDIGPEAGKPVMEGKGVLFKRFADIDVFDIELDADDVDTMINSIRAMEPTFGGINLEDIAAPECFEIERRLREEMDIPVFHDDQHGTAIISGAALVNAADIAGKDLADLDIVFSGAGASAVATARFYVSLGASIENITMCDSSGIITETRAQHEDLNKFKQEFARDVPEGDLADAMDGADVFVGLSVGGIVDEAMVQSMASDPAIFAMANPDPEIDYETAKQARDDTVIMATGRSDYPNQVNNVLGFPFIFRGALDARATEINEAMKVAAAEALAELTRQDVPDAVVKAYGDQPLQFGPEYIIPKPLDPRVLFEVTPAVAKAAMDSGAARKDLDLDAYTERLEARLGKSREMMRVVLNKAKSDPKRVVLAEGDDEKMIRAAYQLVEQGIAEPVLLGDADEIEATRRRFGLEFDPIVVDPETADVEAYADRLYELRQRKGITRREAEELVRDGNYLGSVMVEMGDADAMLTGLTHHYPSALRPPLQVIGTAEDAEYAAGVYMLTFKNRVIFCADATVNQDPNADVLAEVTRHTADLARRFNVEPRAAMLSYSNFGSVDTVGTRKPREAVAKLQADDRVDFPVDGEMQADTAVVEEILNTTYEFSELDDPANILVFPNLEAGNIGYKLLQRLGGAEAIGPMLVGMDKPVHVIQRGDEVKDIVNLAGVAVVDAQQE; this is translated from the coding sequence ATGGGATTAGACGAGGACGCGCTCGACTATCACAGCCGGGACCCCCCGGGCAAGATAGAGATAGCTACGACGAAACCGACGAACACACAGCGAGACCTCTCGCTGGCGTACTCGCCGGGCGTCGCCGCCCCGTGTGAAGCAATCGCCGAGAACCCCGAAGACGTGTTCACGTACACCGCGAAGGGGAATCTCGTCGGCGTCGTCTCCGACGGGTCGGCGGTGCTCGGACTGGGCGACATCGGCCCGGAAGCCGGAAAGCCAGTCATGGAGGGCAAGGGCGTCCTGTTCAAGCGCTTCGCCGACATCGACGTGTTCGACATCGAACTCGACGCCGACGACGTGGACACGATGATCAACAGCATCCGGGCGATGGAACCGACCTTCGGAGGCATCAACTTAGAGGACATCGCCGCGCCCGAGTGCTTCGAAATCGAGCGCCGTCTCCGCGAAGAGATGGATATCCCGGTCTTCCACGACGACCAGCACGGGACCGCCATCATCTCCGGGGCGGCACTCGTCAACGCCGCCGACATCGCGGGTAAAGACCTCGCGGACCTCGACATCGTGTTCTCCGGAGCGGGCGCGAGCGCCGTCGCCACGGCCCGATTCTACGTCTCGCTCGGCGCGTCAATAGAGAACATCACGATGTGTGACTCTTCGGGCATCATCACCGAGACGCGCGCCCAACACGAGGACTTGAACAAGTTCAAACAGGAGTTCGCCCGCGACGTGCCGGAGGGCGACCTCGCCGACGCCATGGACGGCGCCGACGTGTTCGTCGGCCTCTCGGTCGGCGGTATCGTCGACGAGGCGATGGTCCAGTCGATGGCCAGCGACCCCGCCATCTTCGCGATGGCGAACCCGGACCCGGAAATCGACTACGAGACGGCCAAGCAGGCCCGCGACGACACGGTCATCATGGCGACCGGGCGCTCCGATTACCCGAATCAGGTCAACAACGTCCTCGGGTTCCCGTTCATTTTCCGGGGCGCACTGGACGCACGCGCGACCGAAATCAACGAGGCGATGAAAGTCGCCGCGGCCGAAGCACTGGCGGAACTCACCCGGCAGGACGTGCCCGACGCCGTCGTCAAAGCCTACGGCGACCAACCGCTCCAGTTCGGCCCCGAGTACATCATCCCGAAACCGCTGGACCCGCGGGTGCTGTTCGAGGTGACGCCCGCCGTCGCGAAGGCCGCGATGGACAGCGGCGCGGCCCGGAAGGACCTCGACTTGGACGCCTACACCGAACGCCTCGAAGCGCGCCTCGGGAAGTCCCGCGAGATGATGCGCGTCGTCCTCAACAAGGCGAAAAGCGACCCCAAGCGCGTCGTCCTCGCGGAGGGCGACGACGAGAAGATGATTCGCGCCGCGTACCAACTCGTCGAACAGGGCATCGCCGAACCCGTGTTGCTCGGCGACGCCGACGAGATAGAGGCGACTCGCCGTCGGTTCGGACTGGAGTTCGACCCCATCGTCGTCGACCCGGAGACGGCCGACGTGGAGGCGTACGCCGACCGTCTGTACGAACTCCGCCAGCGCAAGGGCATCACCCGGCGCGAAGCGGAGGAACTGGTTCGGGACGGCAACTACCTCGGGAGCGTGATGGTGGAGATGGGCGACGCCGACGCGATGCTGACCGGCCTGACCCACCACTACCCGTCGGCGCTGCGCCCGCCGCTACAGGTCATCGGCACCGCCGAAGACGCCGAGTACGCCGCTGGCGTCTACATGCTGACGTTCAAGAACCGCGTCATCTTCTGCGCGGACGCGACGGTCAATCAGGACCCCAACGCCGACGTGTTGGCCGAAGTGACCCGCCACACCGCCGACCTCGCCCGGCGGTTCAACGTCGAACCGCGGGCGGCGATGCTGTCGTACTCGAACTTCGGGAGCGTCGATACGGTCGGGACTCGCAAACCGCGCGAGGCCGTCGCCAAACTGCAGGCGGACGACCGCGTGGACTTCCCCGTCGACGGGGAGATGCAGGCCGACACCGCCGTCGTCGAGGAGATACTGAACACTACCTACGAGTTCTCGGAACTGGACGACCCGGCGAACATCCTCGTGTTCCCGAACCTCGAAGCCGGGAACATCGGCTACAAACTGCTCCAGCGACTCGGCGGCGCGGAGGCCATCGGCCCGATGCTCGTCGGCATGGACAAACCCGTCCACGTCATCCAACGCGGCGACGAAGTGAAAGACATCGTCAACCTCGCAGGCGTCGCTGTCGTGGACGCCCAGCAGGAGTAG
- a CDS encoding basic amino acid ABC transporter substrate-binding protein → MSDEGLSRRQYLTTVGGATVALSVAGCSGNGGGNSQTIVAGTAPGFPPFEMKEGGDLVGFDIDLLEAVVEQTDYSFEGWEEFEFDSLIPALTNDNIDVIAAGMTINDERDETIDFTDPYYSSDQAIVVRGDGSFSPGSLSDLSDRPIGAQKGTTGEGVVQDELIGDEITENQYNAYDSYVLAIQDLENGNVDAVMIDVPVANTFAANRPVEVAFTYETGERFGFGVRTDDDARQTALNEGLSAVQENGTYDELAQKWFGE, encoded by the coding sequence ATGTCAGACGAAGGACTCTCACGACGCCAGTACCTCACGACTGTCGGTGGGGCCACCGTCGCGCTCTCCGTCGCCGGATGTTCCGGCAACGGCGGCGGTAACAGTCAGACCATCGTTGCAGGGACCGCACCCGGCTTCCCGCCGTTCGAGATGAAAGAGGGCGGCGACCTGGTCGGCTTCGACATCGACCTCCTCGAAGCGGTCGTCGAACAGACGGACTACTCCTTCGAGGGCTGGGAGGAGTTCGAGTTCGACTCGCTCATCCCCGCGCTGACCAACGACAACATCGACGTCATCGCCGCCGGGATGACCATCAACGACGAACGCGACGAGACCATCGACTTCACCGACCCGTACTACTCCTCGGACCAGGCCATCGTCGTCCGCGGGGACGGTAGCTTCTCGCCGGGTAGCCTCTCGGACCTCTCCGACCGCCCCATCGGCGCGCAGAAGGGGACGACCGGGGAAGGCGTCGTGCAGGACGAACTCATCGGTGACGAAATCACCGAGAATCAGTACAACGCCTACGACAGTTACGTGCTGGCGATTCAGGACTTGGAGAACGGCAACGTCGACGCCGTCATGATAGACGTGCCGGTCGCCAACACCTTCGCCGCCAACCGTCCCGTCGAAGTCGCCTTTACCTACGAGACGGGCGAGCGCTTCGGCTTCGGCGTCCGAACGGACGACGACGCCCGACAGACCGCACTCAACGAGGGACTGTCGGCGGTGCAGGAGAACGGCACGTACGACGAGTTAGCGCAGAAGTGGTTCGGCGAGTAA
- a CDS encoding amino acid ABC transporter permease, with protein sequence MSAEEPSVTDEPTVADEVRTTVTVDTDQPWALLGLAVFWGWLLVRWTNDFLLPDAIAFPSDQSFFPAAPFAAAAESVGSVAASLGVVGAPLDFVAGLLNFVAGAIPSLPALARGAWLTIVLTVAGIALGFVLAVPLSVARVYGGRGLRWLSLSYTELIRGTPLLAQLFVLYFGLPLTQIIRELPGVGVGFVPGTAVWVAIIGFTLNSAAYQAEYIRSALESVDAGQLTAGRAIGLSQLESIRYIVLPQGLRYAIPGWSNEFVYLIKYSSLAAFITVRELFFQAESIANDTFRYTELFVLAALFYLALVVSASLLMNQVEARTAIPGLGGKRQA encoded by the coding sequence ATGAGCGCCGAGGAACCGTCCGTCACCGACGAACCGACCGTCGCCGACGAAGTCCGCACCACCGTCACCGTCGACACCGACCAACCGTGGGCGCTCCTCGGCCTGGCGGTGTTCTGGGGCTGGTTGCTCGTCCGGTGGACGAACGACTTCCTGCTCCCCGACGCGATAGCGTTTCCCAGCGACCAGTCGTTCTTCCCGGCCGCACCGTTCGCCGCCGCCGCCGAGTCCGTCGGGTCCGTCGCCGCCTCGCTCGGCGTCGTCGGCGCGCCGCTCGACTTCGTGGCCGGGCTTTTGAACTTCGTCGCCGGGGCGATTCCCTCGCTCCCGGCGTTGGCCCGCGGCGCGTGGCTCACCATCGTCCTCACCGTGGCGGGTATCGCGCTGGGGTTCGTCCTCGCCGTCCCGCTGTCGGTCGCTCGCGTCTACGGCGGCCGCGGCCTGCGGTGGCTCTCGCTGTCGTACACCGAACTCATCCGCGGGACGCCGCTGTTGGCCCAACTGTTCGTGCTGTACTTCGGCCTGCCGCTGACCCAGATAATCCGGGAGCTACCGGGCGTGGGCGTCGGGTTCGTCCCCGGGACGGCTGTCTGGGTCGCCATCATCGGCTTCACGCTCAACAGCGCCGCGTATCAGGCCGAGTACATCCGGTCGGCGCTGGAGTCCGTCGACGCCGGGCAGTTGACCGCCGGGCGGGCCATCGGCCTCTCGCAACTGGAGAGCATCCGCTACATCGTCCTGCCGCAGGGGCTTCGCTACGCCATCCCCGGGTGGTCGAACGAGTTCGTCTACCTCATCAAGTACTCCTCGCTCGCGGCCTTCATCACGGTGCGAGAACTGTTCTTCCAGGCCGAATCCATCGCCAACGACACGTTCCGCTACACGGAACTGTTCGTCCTCGCCGCGCTCTTTTACCTCGCGCTGGTCGTCTCGGCGTCGCTGCTGATGAATCAGGTCGAAGCGCGCACCGCGATTCCCGGCCTCGGCGGCAAGCGACAGGCCTGA
- a CDS encoding type IV pilin, whose product MVSPRLTDLPGDESGVNRAVTPLVAVVLLVGLTVVLAASVTAASVGYAAELRERAPTVSQSAAEYERYAAGGGRYADHVIRLTHLAGDTLTVADLELVVDASDACGKVGRLVNVPIAGDDPVPTERYVRGDDVFDNSYNAVEGPIGTGDVDDDGEWSAGETAQFRLASGDCPLRDGDRLTVRVVHAPTNAVLVAETIRVRSGSR is encoded by the coding sequence GTGGTATCGCCACGTCTGACCGACCTCCCGGGGGACGAAAGCGGTGTGAACAGAGCGGTTACACCACTCGTCGCCGTCGTCCTACTGGTCGGCCTCACGGTCGTTCTCGCCGCCTCGGTAACCGCCGCGAGCGTCGGCTACGCCGCCGAGTTGCGCGAGCGCGCACCGACCGTCTCGCAGTCCGCCGCCGAGTACGAACGGTACGCCGCGGGCGGCGGCCGCTACGCCGACCACGTGATTCGCCTCACGCACCTCGCCGGAGACACGCTGACCGTCGCCGACCTCGAACTCGTCGTGGACGCGAGCGACGCCTGCGGGAAGGTCGGTCGCCTCGTGAACGTCCCCATCGCGGGCGACGACCCCGTTCCGACCGAGCGGTACGTCCGCGGCGACGACGTGTTCGACAACTCGTACAACGCCGTCGAAGGACCGATAGGCACGGGCGACGTGGACGACGACGGCGAGTGGAGCGCCGGCGAGACGGCCCAGTTCCGCCTCGCGAGCGGTGACTGCCCGCTCCGCGACGGCGACCGCCTGACCGTTCGCGTCGTCCACGCGCCGACGAACGCGGTACTCGTGGCGGAGACGATTCGAGTCCGTTCCGGGTCACGCTGA
- a CDS encoding cytochrome AA3 biosynthesis protein, with product MTDRFRRLLGVTTGLTFGLILLGVYTGAIGAGLTCGARWPLCDGWMGLFPANWASFVEWFHRFVAMITGFAILGSTIAAWRGDYSTRIKYATGVATVVLPVQILLGANTIINFGATAQVLHHAAALTILTAMVAATAWAFDGATTAAETATETATADTAADADASPGSD from the coding sequence ATGACCGACCGTTTCCGTCGACTGCTCGGGGTGACGACGGGGCTGACCTTCGGCCTCATCCTGCTGGGCGTGTACACGGGCGCTATCGGTGCGGGACTGACCTGCGGCGCACGGTGGCCGCTGTGTGACGGATGGATGGGCCTGTTCCCCGCGAACTGGGCGAGTTTCGTCGAGTGGTTCCACCGCTTCGTGGCGATGATTACCGGCTTTGCCATCCTCGGGTCGACCATCGCCGCGTGGCGCGGTGACTACTCGACGCGCATCAAGTACGCCACCGGCGTCGCCACCGTCGTCCTGCCGGTCCAGATTCTGCTGGGCGCGAACACCATCATCAACTTCGGCGCGACGGCCCAAGTCCTCCACCACGCCGCGGCGCTGACGATTCTGACCGCGATGGTCGCGGCGACGGCGTGGGCATTCGACGGGGCGACGACGGCCGCCGAGACGGCGACGGAGACGGCCACCGCCGACACGGCGGCCGACGCCGACGCGAGTCCCGGGTCCGACTGA